One genomic window of Ziziphus jujuba cultivar Dongzao chromosome 4, ASM3175591v1 includes the following:
- the LOC107409713 gene encoding pentatricopeptide repeat-containing protein At1g06270 — protein MASGAMKFCRTLLPLRYNVQYCLIHSASSSEILQETIEDAVKTKSYEKIPDVLTSHGQVRQHPNPFSFLSTYPPAIRAKLIDEILQSFVPVRPRYRSQIAFSCLLSYTLQSPNPLPISLAILQRTLRSGCVPAPQTHLLLSSAWLRRRRQSQSVAEILLEMQSIGYSPDSGTCNYLILSLCAVDQLMEAVKVLKGLSGAGCVPDLESYNAVISSMCKVRRTTEAVDMIKQMVVKVGLAPRQGTLVKVMATLRANREMWRAVEVVELLERERCAVGFEIYESVVEGCLECGEFILSGKVVIGMTDRGFIPYIKVRQKVVERLAGIGEWKLACAVRQRFADLKS, from the coding sequence ATGGCTAGTGGAGCAATGAAATTTTGCAGAACTCTATTACCTCTTCGTTATAATGTCCAATATTGTTTGATACACTCCGCCTCATCATCAGAAATTCTCCAAGAAACCATTGAAGATGCAGTGAAAACCAAGAGCTATGAAAAAATTCCTGATGTTCTTACATCTCACGGACAAGTTCGCCAACACCCAAATCCGTTCTCATTTCTTTCTACCTATCCCCCGGCCATTAGGGCAAAATTGATTGATGAGATTCTGCAATCGTTTGTCCCTGTCAGGCCTCGCTATAGATCACAGATTGCTTTCTCCTGTCTCCTCTCCTACACTCTCCAAAGCCCCAATCCCCTCCCTATATCCCTTGCCATCCTCCAGCGTACCCTTCGCTCGGGTTGTGTCCCTGCCCCTCAAACCCATCTCCTTCTCTCTTCTGCATGGCTGCGACGCCGTCGCCAATCTCAATCCGTTGCTGAGATCTTACTAGAAATGCAGTCAATTGGATATTCTCCCGACTCGGGTACCTGCAATTACCTCATATTGTCTCTGTGTGCTGTTGACCAGTTGATGGAGGCAGTTAAAGTCTTGAAAGGATTGAGTGGGGCTGGCTGTGTTCCTGATTTGGAAAGTTACAACGCGGTGATTAGTTCAATGTGCAAAGTCAGGAGGACTACTGAGGCGGTAGATATGATTAAGCAAATGGTGGTGAAAGTTGGATTGGCACCAAGGCAGGGGACTTTGGTGAAAGTGATGGCGACATTGCGGGCAAACAGAGAGATGTGGAGAGCAGTTGAGGTGGTTGAGTTGTTGGAGAGGGAGCGTTGTGCTGTTGGGTTTGAGATCTACGAATCGGTGGTTGAAGGTTGCCTGGAGTGTGGTGAGTTTATTTTGTCGGGGAAGGTGGTAATTGGGATGACGGATAGGGGTTTTATACCATATATCAAGGTCAGGCAAAAGGTTGTTGAAAGGTTGGCTGGTATTGGCGAATGGAAGCTTGCATGCGCTGTGAGGCAAAGATTTGCGGATTTGAAGTCTTAG